The Endozoicomonas montiporae CL-33 genome contains a region encoding:
- a CDS encoding phnA protein, giving the protein MMAKGLQKHQERVDALNRLGKDLARRASSKCELCEAAGVPLKTHEVAPVPAEPDIDHCLMVCETCQEQLGYLDGKPKRIQADHWRCLGKTIWSSLPAAQVVSLRVLRQLENDYPWVGEILEHAYLDAEVEEWANNP; this is encoded by the coding sequence ATGATGGCGAAAGGTTTGCAGAAACATCAGGAACGGGTTGATGCCCTGAATCGTCTGGGTAAAGACCTTGCCCGACGCGCCAGTTCAAAATGCGAGTTGTGCGAGGCTGCCGGTGTGCCACTGAAAACCCATGAAGTAGCCCCTGTTCCGGCAGAACCTGATATCGACCATTGCCTGATGGTGTGTGAAACCTGTCAGGAACAGCTGGGCTATCTGGACGGCAAGCCCAAACGAATACAAGCCGATCACTGGCGCTGTCTGGGCAAAACCATCTGGAGCTCACTGCCCGCCGCCCAGGTGGTTTCCCTGCGCGTATTGCGCCAGTTGGAAAACGACTACCCATGGGTGGGCGAAATACTGGAACACGCTTATCTGGATGCAGAAGTTGAGGAATGGGCTAATAACCCCTGA
- a CDS encoding DUF938 domain-containing protein, translating into MNKPFSQACENNKRPILKVLEHFFTESGKVLEIGSGTGQHAVCFAQHLPHLVWQTSDLPDNHPGIRQWISEAGLTNLKLPFELDVSSDTWPVDGIDYVFSANTSHIMPWESVVKMFEGVGKWLTEGGRFALYGPFNYQGQFTSDSNAAFDRHLKEMEPHRGIRDFEAIQQQAGHNGLMLLEDVAMPANNRLLVWSKG; encoded by the coding sequence ATGAATAAACCTTTTTCCCAAGCCTGTGAAAACAATAAAAGACCTATCCTGAAAGTGCTCGAACACTTCTTTACCGAGTCAGGCAAAGTACTGGAAATAGGCTCCGGAACCGGTCAGCACGCGGTTTGTTTTGCACAGCATTTGCCTCATCTTGTCTGGCAGACATCGGATTTGCCTGACAACCATCCGGGTATCCGGCAATGGATATCGGAAGCGGGCCTGACCAATCTCAAACTCCCCTTTGAGCTGGATGTGAGCAGCGATACATGGCCGGTTGATGGCATTGACTATGTGTTTTCAGCCAATACGTCACACATCATGCCCTGGGAGTCGGTTGTGAAAATGTTTGAAGGGGTTGGAAAGTGGCTGACAGAAGGAGGACGGTTTGCCTTGTATGGCCCGTTTAATTATCAGGGCCAGTTTACCAGTGACAGCAATGCAGCGTTTGACCGGCATCTCAAAGAGATGGAGCCTCATCGCGGAATCAGGGATTTTGAAGCGATCCAGCAGCAGGCCGGTCATAATGGCTTGATGCTGCTGGAAGATGTGGCGATGCCTGCCAACAATCGTTTGTTGGTCTGGAGTAAAGGTTGA
- the fliO gene encoding flagellar biosynthetic protein FliO: MAIRYYTLLPCLLVTQVFAEEQNPGIEDLSLMQVVMPLLLVIVLIFVLAWLVKKMNPGTPTLGQGITVIASAPVSSQARVCLIRVGDKDILVGVTSHQVTPIHTFEESPVPAAEAENPQDFAHQFKRMLKGSRKEQHKEG; this comes from the coding sequence ATGGCTATTAGATACTACACTCTGCTTCCCTGCCTGCTTGTTACTCAAGTGTTTGCAGAAGAACAAAATCCCGGTATAGAAGACCTGAGCCTGATGCAGGTCGTTATGCCCCTGTTGCTGGTTATTGTGCTGATTTTTGTGCTGGCCTGGCTGGTTAAGAAAATGAACCCCGGCACCCCGACACTGGGACAAGGCATTACTGTCATAGCCAGTGCACCGGTTTCAAGTCAGGCGCGCGTTTGTCTGATTCGGGTAGGCGATAAAGATATTCTTGTTGGCGTGACCAGCCATCAGGTGACACCCATCCATACTTTTGAGGAATCACCGGTTCCAGCAGCTGAAGCTGAAAATCCACAGGATTTTGCCCACCAATTCAAACGCATGCTGAAAGGTAGCCGGAAGGAACAACATAAAGAAGGGTAA